Proteins from one Plasmodium yoelii strain 17X genome assembly, chromosome: 2 genomic window:
- a CDS encoding fam-c protein — translation MNKKIFSLVCIALYAIFAVPIHCSEENVSDVGNKSVCGTKEINTNDENSDIGHKHENQLNNNNPKDDNDKTPQKKKKNKNKNKNKGGNNYGFYPTTSSSSTGDAFLAGFLRMRHRT, via the exons atgaataaaaagaTATTTAGTTTAGTTTGCATCGCCTTGTATGCCATTTTTGCTGTACCAATACATTGCTCCGAAGAGAAC GTATCTGATGTAGGAAATAAAAGCGTTTGTGGTACAAAAGAAATAAACACAAATGACGAAAACAGTGATATAGGACATAAACACGAAAATCAATTAAACAATAACAATCCTAAAGATGATAATGACAAAAccccccaaaaaaaaaaaaaaaataaaaataaaaataaaaataaaggagGCAATAATTATGGATTTTATCCTACGACATCATCGTCATCAACGGGAGATGCATTCCTCGCAGGTTTCTTGAGAATGAGGCATAGAACTTAA